In Glandiceps talaboti chromosome 4, keGlaTala1.1, whole genome shotgun sequence, a single window of DNA contains:
- the LOC144433846 gene encoding membrane-bound glycerophospholipid O-acyltransferase 2-like, producing MAPGLQYLVSALSRATGGAEAEATFVVFQVICLVLAILYRHLLHPSKVTPTTRHIVATALGLYIGVYNFSWSICHLLLQSTVAYIIMKVIDPKRSMPQVVFVFAMGYLCVEQLRKALSSDLTSVDHSTSMMIITQRITSLAFSIKDGHTDGSKLNPKQKELAVRRFPTVVEYYSYIFHFQAFLVGPFCFYKHYIDFVEGKDLLAPTNEDGKKLVSFKEPSATSAVLGKLVCVVGIMILVVVLGPDFPIEGNASSEVINSSLVFRAIFLWTSLTLCELRYVIAWVLVDAICNASGLGFNGYHSNGKPKWDLVTNVHYMTFLRATSLKEHVDNWNIGTARWLKCVCYDRVPFLKEMSTFLLSAVWHGFFIGYYWCATTLTLLVLASRKVRRNIRPYFLKSSQRKRVYDWITWFISAFSTAYFTVSFPMITFERNMAFYSSLYFGGHIITILVILILPNTKPVKKTELNSNDMMYETGSGSNGQMQDGRLTAKKDL from the exons ATGGCACCTGGTTTACAATATCTAGTGTCGGCGTTGTCTCGAGCCACTGGAGGTGCAGAGGCGGAG GCAACGTTCGTCGTTTTTCAAGTAATCTGTTTAGTTCTGGCTATTCTGTATCGACATTTACTACATCCCAGTAAAGTTACCCCAACAACCAGACACATCGTTGCAACTGCATTAGGATTATACATAGGAGTATATAACTTCTCATG GTCAATATGTCACTTACTTCTCCAATCAACTGTGGCGTATATTATTATGAAAGTTATTGATCCGAAAAGAAGTATGCCTCAAGTCGTCTTCGTGTTTGCTATGGGTTATCTGTGTGTAGAACAATTGCGGAAAGCCTTATCGAGTGACTTAACAAGTGTGGACCATTCAAC TTCCATGATGATCATCACACAGAGAATTACAAGCCTCGCATTTAGCATTAAAGATG GACACACAGATGGTTCCAAATTAAATCCGAAACAAAAAGAATTAGCAGTGAG GCGCTTCCCCACAGTCGTAGAATATTATagttatatatttcatttccaaGCTTTTCTGGTCGGACCTTTTTGCTTTTATAAACACTACATAGATTTTGTGGAAGGTAAAGATTTACTAGCCCCGACAAATGAAGACGGTAAAAAGTTAGTCTCTTTTAAGGAACCTTCAGCTACG AGCGCAGTACTCGGAAAATTAGTGTGTGTAGTTGGTATAATGATACTCGTTGTAGTTTTGGGTCCGGATTTCCCGATAGAAGGCAACGCTA GTAGTGAAGTGATTAACTCGTCTCTTGTATTCCGCGCCATTTTCTTATGGACATCGTTGACATTGTGTGAACTGAGATATGTTATCGCCTGGGTGCtag TTGATGCAATATGCAATGCCTCAGGACTTGGTTTCAACGGATACCATAGCAACGGTAAACCAAAATGGGACCTTGTGACAAACGTCcactatatgacatttttg CGAGCAACGAGTTTAAAAGAACACGTTGACAACTGGAACATAGGGACAGCTCGATGGCTGAAGTGCGTTTGTTACGACCGTGTACCATTCTTAAAGGAAATGAGTACATTCCTGCTATCTGCCGTGTGGCATGGGTTTTTCATTGGGTATTATTGGTGTGCGACAACCCTCACACTCCTGGTATTGGCATCCAGAAAG GTTCGACGCAATATCCGTCCATACTTCCTCAAAAGCAGTCAAAGAAAGAGAGTTTATGATTGGATAACGTGGTTTATTAGTGCATTCTCTACTGCCTACTTTACCGTGTCCTTCCCAATGATAACGTTTGAACGTAACATGGCATTCTACAG CTCTCTATATTTTGGTGGTCATATCATTACAATTCTGGTGATTTTGATACTACCCAATACTAAGCCTGTCAAGAAAACTGAACTCAACAGCAATGACATGATGTATGAAACAGGCTCTGGTTCAAATGGACAGATGCAAGATGGACGTCTTACAGCAAAGAAAGACCTATGA